TCTATATTCataataaaaaggaggaaaaaaatgtacccCCCCGAAAGCGCTGAGCTCACGGAAAGGGCCGCGCTCGGGGCTATAAAAGGGCTTCGAGGCGCCGttcccgggggggggggggggggtcagggaGGGCCGTGGGCTGTGTGCGTTtggagggggtgggggtgggctgacgGGAAGGCCGGAAGCGGCCTCGGGGTCCCGGCGGGGCCGTGGGAAGCGGGGCGGGGGGATTCCcgagggggggggagggcgggcACACAGCGTGGGCAGcgccgcggggcggggaggggctgCAGTGCGCATGCGCCTTGGCGATCGGCTGTCCCTCGGCTCCTCTCGTTCCCACTCGGCTCCCTTCGGCCACCCCTCGACTCCCTTCGTTCCCACTCGGCTCCTTTCGGCCGCCCCTCGGCTCCACTCGGCCACCCCTCGGCTCCCTTCGTTCCCCCTCGGCTCCCTTCGGCTATCCCTCGGCTCCTTTCGTTTCCCTTCGACTCATTTCGTTCTCTCTCGGCTCCCTTCGGCTCCGCCCGTTCCCACTCGCCTCCCTTCGGCTCTCCCTGCCCCGCTGATGGCGGCGGGGCGCCGCTCACCGCCCGGGCCGTGCTGCCCGCCGCGGGTGGCGGTGCCCAGCGTGCACCAGAGCCTGCCCGAGATGGACTTCGAGCGGGGTGCGCGCctcggggcgggggggggagcggggggggaCTGAGGGCAGCGGGCCCCGTTCTGCGTTCCCCTGTTCTGAGCTCTCCCCGCCCGCAGGGATCTGGGCAGCGGCGCGGGACGGGGACGAGGCTcgggtgctgcagctgctggaacGGCGCGGGGAGCCCAGCCAGCCCGACCTGGCGGGGTACACCGCCCTGGTACGGGGTATGCGAGGCAGcgggagggcagcaggaggcCGTGAGCCTCCCTGAGCTcaccgctccccgccgcccctcaGCACTACGCCAGCCGCAACGGGCACCTGGGGGTGTGCCgcctgctgctgcagcgcgGTGCCCACTGCAACGCCCGCACGCCCGGCGGGGCGACCGCCCTGCACCGCGCCTGCTACTGCGGGCACGTGGCCGTGGCGCGGCTCCTGCTGGCACACGGCGCCGACCCCGCCGCCGCCGACGGGGACGGCCGCACCAGCCTGCACAAGGTGCGTGGGGGCAGCGAGGGGGCGGCCCGCCCCTTCTGGGATGCTCCCCCTTACCGTGGCGGCGGTGGTATTCCAACGGTGGGTCGCACGCAGGCGGCGGAGCGCGGTCACCGGGAGCTCTGCGtcctcctgctgcagaacagccctGCCTTGCTGGCTGCTCGTGACGCTAAAGGACGGCGGCCCCGCGACACGGCCGACCCCGCGGTGTGGGATCTGCTGGAGGGATGAAGGGACGCGGCGAGGACGGCGCGGGTGGaggcagagggaaaaggaaaaacaacagagcTTGAATGCTGCGTCCGCCTCTTTGTCACCGCGcctggggggacgtggggtcGCCACGGGGGGTGGCACGAGGATGACGGCGGTGTCCCCACGCCGGGATGGGCCGCGGCCACGAGCGGAGGGCCTGCAGAGTGCCACGGCACAactgctgtggggagggggcggggtGGGACAGATCGGTGCTCCTCCAGCAGCGCGTACTGCTTCGTGGGGGCACCTCCATTTCTGAGCTGCCGGGACGGAGCTGTGCGCCTCCAGCGGTCCTCACTGGCAAAAAAACCCCCGCAAACCACGAAGAATGGGGCGAACGGCGCAGTGCTGACAGAAGGAACGCGGCGGGGAGCGCTCCGCAGGGCAACGCGCGCTGCCGCCGAGGCCGCGCTCCGGCCCACTGCCTGCTCCGCTCTGCCGGGCGCGGCCTGGTCTCGCCTGCAAGAAGGAACGATAGAGCGCGGCTGTTGAGCACGCCGGTCCCTCGTTCCTCCCTCGGTGCCGCCCCCCGTGCACTGTCCGGAGCTCGTGAAGCCGCACCGGCAGAATAAAGGCGGTACCGAACCGCCTACCGGGCCCCGAGCGCTGCCGCTTTCGGCACAGCCCTTCGCCCGGCAACACCACTTCCGCTTCCGCCGGCCGTCGCCATGGTGACACCGGAACccagcgcccgccccgccccttTCCTCGCCCTTCCCACCAATCACCAGCCGTTTTGCTAGCTCTCCTCCTCACAGCCAATCAGGGGGCTCGCTACCTCAGGCCTCGCAGCCAATCGGCGGCCGCCACCCCCTCCCCGGCGCGGCGCTGTAAACAACAGTTCGGTGGGATTTAAAGGCGCCGCGCCCCATTCCGCCCCCCGAACGCGCCGAGCCCGACACAAAGATAGAGAATTTTATTAACCAACcggcaaaaaataaaataaagttccATAATCCGTTCCACAAcccggggggggaggggcgtggggctgtgcagggcccGGCCTCCCCTCCCCGAATATACAAATCAAACCTGATGcgaaaataaatacagattcttgagctgggggatgggggggggggttggggggggggttttGCATAGAGgaagatttaataaaaaaaagggtTTTCACCGTGgttcattattattaattattattattcctagCGTCTCCCCGCAGCAGAACCAGGCCCTGATCGTCGCGACATGATTAATGCAATTAATTCCCCTTCTCCCAATAACTTAACGGCGGTCACCGGGGATTGTGCTTTGTGGGGGTGGGGAGCAGTgattggggggatggggggggggatgaggggggGGTCCGCTTTGGGAGGAACCCCCAGTGGAAGGGGCTGCCCCCCACCGTCCTTTGGTCGCTAGCTGTGTGCCCCCCCGAGCCCCCACCCCGGGGCTGTGGCACTCCCTGAGTCGCATCGTCACCCCCTCCTCTGCTTCGCTTCCATCATTCAcggcggggtgggggggggggcgtgggggagggggggggttaTAGGGAAGGggaagatggcggcggcgggcCTGGGCCTGGTTTCGGCAGGAGGAGGCCCGGCCTGCGGGACCTGAACTCCCTGAGCTGCACCGAGCGGAGGCTTCAGCCACAGCGGGCCCAACGCCTCCGCGGCCTGCCGTccccgagcagcagcagcaccgggcCGGGCtgtccttcctcttcctcctcctcctcttcctcttcctcctcctccgccgccgcaGCCGCTCCCATCGGAGCCGTATGCGGAGCGCATCCCCGCGGCTCCCAGCGCGTCCCCGGCCCGCGGGCGGCTCAGATGGAGTTCTCGATGGGGCCGTGGGTGCTGCGGCGGCCCAGGCAGTTCCTCTCGTTCAGCAGGCTGGTGGTCTCATCGGCCGGCTCCGTTTTCTCCGGCAGATCGGGTTTGGGAGCTCCGCTGTCCGGAGATTGGGGACAACTGTCCATGCGGGACGTGGTGAGGCCGTTCTGGTATTCCTGCCGCGTGATCTGTGCCAAAGCAAAgccacagtgaggtgatggggggggggggggtcacggTATGGGAGATGGCCCCCCACGGACCCCACAGAGCCTCACCTTAACGAACTGCAGGTCGCTGAGCGCCCGGACGCTGAAGTCGGCCACGTATGGGGTGACGGCGCTGAGTTGGTTGTTGCTGCCACCAACGGGGGATGAGACGGAGTCGGAGCGCTCGTGGCAGCTGAGCGAGGCCGAGCGGTTGAGGCCGCTGACGTGGGACGGGGAGCGGGTctctgtgggatggggacaggctgagcagCGCCCGAGGGAATGCTTGGTGCCATcgctgccccccgccccgctgGATAGGGGGACGGAGGGCTGATGGGCACAGCGTGGTTGATGCGCTCAGCAAGGGAAGGGTGATGGATGACGTGCATGCAGTGCAGGGAGGGTGGCTTCTCCTCGCCGCCTGGACGCAGCCCCAGGGCAGGTGGGTTCCCCTGCTCCACCTCCATAGGGTCAGGTGGGAGAAAATGGGGTGTGTGTGAGGGGAGCGCAGGACTCTCGTGACACcaggagctcagtgctgtcccCCCAAAGGCCACCCCGGAGGCTGAGgaactgcttttcctcctctagGAGCACCAGGAGCTGCCAGGTCCCCCACGCAGCCCCGGGGAATGACATCCAGTGCTGCGTTAATGTGGCCCGGGGTGCTGAGGACACCCAAATGCTGAGTTAACTCATGGTCTGAGGGCTGAGGATTGGTGGGCAGAATGGTCTGAGGGCTGAGGATGGGTGGGCAGAGAGGCACAACAGGACATGTGCAGAGGATAACGTAAAGAGAGAGCGCTGGGGCGATGGCAGAGGGCAGGATGGAGAGGTGTTGGGCTGGAGATGTGCTGGGGAACCCTGGGGTGCTCACCCGATACAGGAGGTGGGCTGATGGCCATCACCCCATAGTAGGAGAAGGCTCCTGCTTCAAACTTCATGCACTCCTTGCCagcctccacctccaccttgCCCTGCAAGGGAGAGGCAGCGTCAGGCTCCGGAATGCCGCGTCCTGCGGCGTTGGGGTGGGTGGAAGGAGCTCACCCATGGCTTTGGTGATGGGCAGCAGCCTGGGTGGCACAGTGAGGGGACCCAGGGGACACCGCCACCCCACGGTACCTGCAGGATGAGGATGAAGTAGTCGGCAGCCTTGTTCTTAGTGTAGAGGAAGTGATGCGGGGACTTCTTGTTCTCCTCATCAAACTTCAGCTCCTGGATGACGTCGGAATATTTGAGCAGCCTCAGCAGGATCTTCTCAGAGATGAAGTTGGGCGTGAAGAGCGTCACCTCTGAGAGTGAGACAGGACGGGGTCAGAGCTGCgggctgtccctgctgccatccctgcagATGGAGGTGCTGAGGGGTGCAGGTGAACAGTCTGCCCCTTGGGGCAGCGCTCCGGATCAGGCTGAGCCCCACAACACCTCCCTGGGATAGAAACCCCCGGGTCTGacacctccagcagccccacagggagAGCactcagcccccagccctggctgcagggtgacaCGTGCCAGCACGTGGACAGGACCTTCCTGCTGGGCAAACCTAAGCCTCATTTTTGAggacagagaggaagagagcaggGTGCCACGGTCACAGCCCCTCGCCTCCAGGCCTCCCACCCAATTTTCGGGCTCCTGCTGGAATGCAGTGGCCATGGCGCTTCCACGTCCCCATCCCAGGGGTCCTCCTAGCAGGACGAGGCCACTGCACCAACATTCCCCTTCTGCAGGGACACGGGGCCAGCCAGGACTCCCCCCAGCAGACCAGCAGCAAGCAGGATAACGGCAGCGCGGGCAAAAAACCTCCCTGATTTCTCAGCTACAGAGCAACGAGAAGGGAACAGATCCCTCGTggctccaggagcagcagcagcacagagccagcgTGGACGGACGGAACCACGCAGTGCGCTCCCAAAAACTCACCCGTGGAGAGGAAGCggtgagcagccagcagcagctgtggggagacctTCACCTTCTGCTCGTTGACGGGGTCCTTGAAGGCTGAGAAGTCCCTCTTGCCCTTCTGGTTGCCCGTACGCTTCTTGCTGCGGTTTTCATCGGCTGCTATCAGAGTGACAGGGCAGCGGGTGGCACCCGGCCCCACCGCACGCCGTGGGGACGCGGGGCTGAACCCCACACCTACCAAAAGCATCCGACTCGTCCAGGATCTCCGACTTGATGATCTCCTCGATGACGTCCTCCAGCGTCACCAGCCCCAGCACCTCGTAGAAGGGATCCCCCTCGCCCTCGTTGTTCACCTTCTGCACGATGGCCAGGTGTGACTTCCCTGCAGACGTCAGACAAGACACGCTCCGGTCAACTCACACCATGTGCTCAACCCTACCACACTCCCTGCGCAGGGACAATAAGGACATAAAGATCTAAACCAGCCCTGGGCTGGGCGCTCCTTCCCCGTTTAATGACAGCAATTAAGGGCAGAGGCGCCCGCAGGACTGGGGACACCTGACTGTGGttgtgagggaagggattggcCAGAGGGACGCAGCCAAGGGGACGTGACCTGCAAGGACCTGGCTCACATTACCTGCACCCACACAGGACCGGCCCCGCTGAGTCAGGACGCAGTTCCTCCCCACGGGTGCAGAGGGGATGAGAGCAAAGGGCAGAGATCCCACTCACAGCACCGAGGCCACCACGGTCCCCACGCATCCCAAAAGCTGCATCCCAAAAGCTCAGTGCTGAATTCAGGTGAAACCTCGATCTTCCCCTTCTGCAATGCAGGCTTTTGGGAGAGGGGGACAGGAGGCGACCACCCCACGCCAAGCGAAGCCCAAGGGGTGAAGCATCCCATCCCTGCCCTGAGCCTGGCGCTGTGCTCACACcaagaggagcaggaaggtggGGACGGGCACcgagtgctgctgcaggatctGTCACCCCGACGCCAGCTTTTGTGCCACATCCACGGCACCATTCCTGCAGTCGGGGCAATCAGGAGCGCGGCCGATTGCTTCCACCACTCCATCCTTTTGCTCAGCGGATTTCCAACGCTTCCAACCCCGAGCAGAGGGCCCTGGGGGCTGACCCAGATCCCAAACCCAGCCCAGGCAGAGGGGCTGCCAGCTCCCCATTTCTGACCCAGCAGCCAACAGCAGCGCGGGCCGTCCAGGCTTTGTAATCGGAGCGATTGCGCTTCAAATCCTTTAATAAGGATTCGTAGGAGGGAAAGCCGGCGCCAGCAGCTGGGCCAGCTCCCGCTCCAGCAGTGGGGTGGCAGAACGCAGCCCTGCTCCCgttctgttgggttttgggaAGGGGGGAGCTGGGCTGCCATCGAGTGTGACGCTATCTTGGGGTGCAGGGAGAGCGTGGGTGCAGGCAGGAGGCAGGAACCGAGCGTGCAGCCTCCAGACTCTTACCCTGAAGGATCAGCCTGGCTTGGATCTGCTAAATCCTGCCCCAAGCTGCAGCCGAGCTCCGGCTGCAGGAAGAATTGCCAGATCCCCTAAATCCCAGCACGAAGCGCAGGCGACCGCCCCGCACCCCTAAATGTCCCCGTTGCCAGCAGGATGCAGCCATGAGCTTAACGGGAGCTGGGGAGGCAGCGGGGCCACCGGGCGCAGTGGGGTCCCAGGCTGGTGCACGGCCCCTCAGCCCCTCCCCAAGGGCTTTTGGGGCCAGTGGGAAGCCAGGGAGGGCCTGGAGGAGGGAGCCAAAGCGAGCCAGGGAGCCATGCAACTCCCCAGCAGCATTTCTAAGGGCCTCCGGGGCCAGTAATTAAAACCGGAGAGCACGTAAACACCTTCCCAGTGTTTCCAGAGGCGAGCGCCGAGCTGAGGGCGCTCCGCAGGGACAGCTCTGCCACCTCAACGCCTCCACAGGGAGATCCTACAGAGCGACGGGCGCCGGAACAGAGCCAGCCCACCTCCAGCACCGGCTCTGCGTCCTCCCCGTCCCCGTGAGCCCCAcggagccccacagccccaaccCTGAAGAGCTGCCAGGGAGCCCGAGTTTTGCTTCCGGCCTCACAGCGCTGGAGCCATAGGGAAAAGCAGCGCCccggggagcagcccagcagcgtCCCCCCGTTCCTCTCACCcttcttgaactcctccagcaTGGCGTCCAGCTTGGTGTCGTGGAAAACGACGTGGACGGGGTGGTTGTAGAACTTGGTGATGGTCTTGAGGGGCGTGCAGTCGTCGGGGTCGACGAAGGCCAGGTCCTTAACGTAGAGGATGTCCATGATGTTGGAGCGCTCCTCCTCGTAGACGGGGATGCGGGTGAAGCCGCTCTCCATGATCTCCGACATGGTGTTGAAGTCCAGGATGGCGTCGCTGTTGATCATGAAGCAGTTCTGCAGCGGGGTCATCACATCCTCCACCGTTTTGGTGCGCAGCTCCAGGGCCCCTTGGATCATATTGAGCTCCTCCCTCACCAAATCGTTATAGGGCTCCGTCACCTTCAGCATCTCCACCAGCTTCTCCCGGTTGTACACGGTGCCGATCTCCTGGCCCAGGATGTAATCCAGCAGCTTGCtgatggggaaggagaggggaaacGTCACCAGCATGAAGAACTTGGTGACCACGATGGTGTTGGCCCCCACGGCCAAACCGTGCCGCGAGCACAGCGCCTGGGGGACGATCTCCCCGAAGATGACGATCCCGATGGTGGAAGCCACCACGGCGCCGATGCCCGAACCGATGAGGTCGTCCAGGAGGATGGTGAGGGTGGTGTTGACCAACACgttgcccagcagcagggagcacagcaggtAATTCCCTTTCCTCCGGATGGGTTCGATCTTCCTGGCGTAACGCTTCTCCTTCTCGGTGCCGCAGTTCTGCACGATGCGCAGCTCCATGGGGTCCAACGCCATCAAACCCAGGTTGAGCCCGCTGAAAATCCCCGACAGCACCAACAGCCCCACGATGAGGATGACCTGCAGCCAAAGGGGCAGCAGGGACTTCTTCTCCTCCACCACCACGATGTGGCCGTCGGCTCCTCGGTGCGGCAACCAAGGCAGGCCGGGCCGTCGCTGCGTGCACAGCACGTAAGTCTTGGCCTGCTCGTCCTTCCGCAGGGGCTGCACCCGGACTCGGAGCAGCGCCGAGGTGTCCTCGGAGCCCCCCGGGCCGTTCCCCGCAGCCTCGGAGCCCACCAGGCCCTGCACCACCAGGTCCTGCGAGCGCTCCGGGCACGTCCCGTTGGGCGTGGAGGCGTTGCCGGCCGGCCGCAGCTCCGCGAAGGCCACTCGCTGCCCGGTGCCCGGGCCCAGCCCTATGCCGTAGAGGCGAAGCAGCAGCTCGCTGCCCTCCGTCACGCGGATCGGGCCTCGCGTGGGGGCCGCCGGCTTGTTGCTGTACTCCAACCTCATGCCCAGGATCACGCTTTCCTCGCCGCCCACCGCGGTGCCGCCGGGGagggcgaggaggaggaggaggggggagaggagCGGAGGCGGCGACGCTGCTGAGCTGCGGGTGGCCCCAACGCCCCGGgtgccgccgcgccgccgcccgccgcccgccgccatgTTGGTGGCTCGCGGCCGCCGCGCGCCCGTGGCGTCAGCCCGCCGccaggccacgcccccttccCGCCGGGGAGGCCACGCCCCTTCGGCGTTGGCCACGCCCACCGAGAGGGCGGGTCGGTGTTAAAAGGGGCATGGCGAGGCTtaaaggggggagggggtgttGGTGGGGCCCACGGGGGGCGGTGGGGCTGCTCGGTGGGCGTCTGGGGGAAACGCCCATGGAAGGAGCGTTGATGGGGTGGAAGGGAGGGGGACTGGGAGCTCGGGTGGGGCTTGGGGGGCAGAGCTTCGAGTGTGTGGGCGTGAAGACCTGGGGGACAGGGCTCGGGTGGAAGGCGGGGTATGGGGGTCGCTAGGACCTGCAATCCGAACCAAGGTTGGGAGACAAGACGCGGTGGTGAGATCACTAGGATCTAAGAGGCAGGACCGTTGTGAGAGGGCAGGTACTGAGCCTTATGGGGCAGGATCCAGGGTGGGGGCGGGACCTCGGAGGCAGGCACTAGGACCTGCGGCGCAGGACCCAGGCCCTTTGGGGGCATTAGAACCTACGGGCAAGACGTTAAGGGGTGTACACCACCCTCTAGGGTTGGGCCCGTGAGGTCACTAGGACCCACGGACAGGACCCAAAAGGCTCCAGGCCCTTAGGGACCGTTAGGGCCCATAAGCAGGACCTGGGCCCTTAGGGACCGTTAGGGCCCATAAGCAGGACCTGGGCCCTTAAGGACCGTTAGGGCCCATAAGCAGGACCTGGGCCCTTAGGGACCGTTAGGGCCCATAAGCAGGACCTGGGCCCTTAGGGACCGTTAGGACCCTAATAGGAATGGGACTTTAGGAAAATGAGGACGCTCGGGAAGCTCCAGGCCTGCGCCCGGACCCAGCCGCACCTCCATCCCGGAAGTGTCCTTTAATTCGATCCCCCATCACCCCCTGCGCACGCGTTATCCCCGCCCCCCATCTGACAGACACACCGTGCGGCCAACCATCCATCGGCATCGCGCGGCGGGCCGAGCGGACCGACCAATGGCTTCGCGGGGCTGGGAGGCGGGCCGAGCGGGCTGACCAATGGGCGcgcggggctgggaggaggaggaggcaagaTGGCGGCGGGCCGG
This DNA window, taken from Gallus gallus isolate bGalGal1 chromosome 22, bGalGal1.mat.broiler.GRCg7b, whole genome shotgun sequence, encodes the following:
- the ANKRD39 gene encoding ankyrin repeat domain-containing protein 39 translates to MAAGRRSPPGPCCPPRVAVPSVHQSLPEMDFERGIWAAARDGDEARVLQLLERRGEPSQPDLAGYTALHYASRNGHLGVCRLLLQRGAHCNARTPGGATALHRACYCGHVAVARLLLAHGADPAAADGDGRTSLHKAAERGHRELCVLLLQNSPALLAARDAKGRRPRDTADPAVWDLLEG
- the CNNM4 gene encoding metal transporter CNNM4 isoform X2 — protein: MAAGGGRRRGGTRGVGATRSSAASPPPLLSPLLLLLALPGGTAVGGEESVILGMRLEYSNKPAAPTRGPIRVTEGSELLLRLYGIGLGPGTGQRVAFAELRPAGNASTPNGTCPERSQDLVVQGLVGSEAAGNGPGGSEDTSALLRVRVQPLRKDEQAKTYVLCTQRRPGLPWLPHRGADGHIVVVEEKKSLLPLWLQVILIVGLLVLSGIFSGLNLGLMALDPMELRIVQNCGTEKEKRYARKIEPIRRKGNYLLCSLLLGNVLVNTTLTILLDDLIGSGIGAVVASTIGIVIFGEIVPQALCSRHGLAVGANTIVVTKFFMLVTFPLSFPISKLLDYILGQEIGTVYNREKLVEMLKVTEPYNDLVREELNMIQGALELRTKTVEDVMTPLQNCFMINSDAILDFNTMSEIMESGFTRIPVYEEERSNIMDILYVKDLAFVDPDDCTPLKTITKFYNHPVHVVFHDTKLDAMLEEFKKGKSHLAIVQKVNNEGEGDPFYEVLGLVTLEDVIEEIIKSEILDESDAFADENRSKKRTGNQKGKRDFSAFKDPVNEQKVKVSPQLLLAAHRFLSTEVTLFTPNFISEKILLRLLKYSDVIQELKFDEENKKSPHHFLYTKNKAADYFILILQGKVEVEAGKECMKFEAGAFSYYGVMAISPPPVSETRSPSHVSGLNRSASLSCHERSDSVSSPVGGSNNQLSAVTPYVADFSVRALSDLQFVKITRQEYQNGLTTSRMDSCPQSPDSGAPKPDLPEKTEPADETTSLLNERNCLGRRSTHGPIENSI
- the CNNM4 gene encoding metal transporter CNNM4 isoform X1; this translates as MAAGGGRRRGGTRGVGATRSSAASPPPLLSPLLLLLALPGGTAVGGEESVILGMRLEYSNKPAAPTRGPIRVTEGSELLLRLYGIGLGPGTGQRVAFAELRPAGNASTPNGTCPERSQDLVVQGLVGSEAAGNGPGGSEDTSALLRVRVQPLRKDEQAKTYVLCTQRRPGLPWLPHRGADGHIVVVEEKKSLLPLWLQVILIVGLLVLSGIFSGLNLGLMALDPMELRIVQNCGTEKEKRYARKIEPIRRKGNYLLCSLLLGNVLVNTTLTILLDDLIGSGIGAVVASTIGIVIFGEIVPQALCSRHGLAVGANTIVVTKFFMLVTFPLSFPISKLLDYILGQEIGTVYNREKLVEMLKVTEPYNDLVREELNMIQGALELRTKTVEDVMTPLQNCFMINSDAILDFNTMSEIMESGFTRIPVYEEERSNIMDILYVKDLAFVDPDDCTPLKTITKFYNHPVHVVFHDTKLDAMLEEFKKGKSHLAIVQKVNNEGEGDPFYEVLGLVTLEDVIEEIIKSEILDESDAFAADENRSKKRTGNQKGKRDFSAFKDPVNEQKVKVSPQLLLAAHRFLSTEVTLFTPNFISEKILLRLLKYSDVIQELKFDEENKKSPHHFLYTKNKAADYFILILQGKVEVEAGKECMKFEAGAFSYYGVMAISPPPVSETRSPSHVSGLNRSASLSCHERSDSVSSPVGGSNNQLSAVTPYVADFSVRALSDLQFVKITRQEYQNGLTTSRMDSCPQSPDSGAPKPDLPEKTEPADETTSLLNERNCLGRRSTHGPIENSI